Genomic DNA from Brassica rapa cultivar Chiifu-401-42 chromosome A04, CAAS_Brap_v3.01, whole genome shotgun sequence:
AGCCCTagacataattaaaatatgtaagttGTGATGGATTGTTAGTCATGCCCCAACGATGAGAGTCCCTTTTATGAtatctataaacaaaatattgtaatgtaattaatttatttcattaagAATAAGAAGTTTAAGCCAATGACAATAGTACACGTGCAATATGAGAATCTAACAAGGTTCTAAAAGGTTTGATTCAGAGATACGAGATGTACTCCACTTCATATTTGattacttttaataaaataataatgaaaaactTTGTTTAAATACTAGCATTGGAGTAGCTCTTAAAGTGATTAATGGTTTAATAGCTTATATAGAGGTTGTAACATTGACTTTGATTGGTAACCTTCGAAATATGAGTAAATCTATGATtcaatcaaaacaaaattaatagaATATAAGAAAAGcgcaaaaatataattctttgttttgttaataaatACAAAGAACAGTCATTAAGCAAAAATGAATATTCAGTagattatttacaaaattaagatttttatattatttaattatacagTAATAATATTTGaacatttaaataaataccgataacttttaaataagagatagttatgcattaaataaaattacactATAATTTGGttttacaatattataaaatatttatctatcactactttttttttgtcatcaactttacagactcatattgactctgtgaaccacattgggagatcttgatccatgtgaactaTAAAAGACGTTTCCTTCCTAGCACTACGGGCTAAGCTATCCGCCTTCTTGTTCTACGTtcttggtacatagataatctctgcTCGGAAAAAACTCTCTTTCAAACTGTTTATATCTTCTAAATAACTTGCAAACGCTgatcattcttctggttctgaaaccatcttcatcaattgagaacaatccgttgcaaacctAACCTGAAATTATCGTAAGTTTTTCATGCATTTCATTGCCCATAGTAACATTTCCATCTCTGCATAAAGAGGAAAAAGGGAAGTCCGGACATTCTTTGCCCCCATCAAACCCTCAAATCCTTCTAAGGTACTATACCATCCTTGACCTGAAAAATATCATTCTCTTTCCAGGAACCATCCGTATAACACCATCTTGACCTGAAAAAATATCATTCTCTTTCTAGGAACCATtcgtaaaacaccatcttcctggaaTTGACGGGAGAATCGATCACTACAGTAGTACAATTATTGAAAAAGTAAAGtcatttttgtaaattttatttgatttcatATCTTGTAATAATCAATTTAGTTATTAATATTTTGCAATAAAtagtatagaaaatattttatataattagtacTCCCCAGTTTAcatcattttatttaatagtacaAAAAATCATCTCGCAGTTTTATTCTACAGAAATTTCTTTTCTgtaacttaattattttatgttattctGCAATTCAATAAATTGCAATTGTTTACAGTTTTATTTGCAATTGTTTTACAATGTCTTCGTCTTTTGATAATTCGTAAAAGACAAACGAGCAGCTAGATACTATTATTGGCCACAGATCTGCTATTTTGGATTTTGGTGGTTGAGTTTTAAATGAACATTAATGCCGCAATATCATCAACATCACGAAGAGGGTAAATATTGAACCGTAATAGGAGTATCTTACTACCAAAATAAAGTAAACTGTTTTATGGAAGCTTTTTCAAAAATTGGTTTTCTGAATTTAGtaaaggaaaagagaagaaTTACAGGAGAAGAAAGAAGACTATATGAAGAAGAAAGTACGTGTTCTCGTTCAAAGAGATGAATGTTCAACCGGGGTGATCTGATAAACTTTCTACCAGCCGTGCTGTAGTTTTCTTTCCTAAAGTTACAGCAGACCAACGAATATCATTAACAGATATATTTGGCTATAAAATCTGTGATTGAGAATGTCACACCAATATTAaataaactttgtttttttagagaaattgcAATGTATaaccataaaaaaatataattcaacaTATACCCATAGCAAGCACATGGCTAGAATATGCAATGTATATTTGTGTAATATTATTCATTTTATCCGTCTTGTTTTAATACTGCGAAAGATAATAAGAACAAGAAAATCAAAAAAGAGAATAAGGAAGAAGAGATATAACAGGAAaatgtagaaaaaaaaagaaatagaaagagaatggaaaggagaaaaaaaaaaagaaaaaaaaaagaggataaAGTGAATAAATAAACGGGAAGATGGCGAGAGGGTAAGAGGAAGAAGTATGAGGAGGAGAaagagggaaaaaaaaaaagaagaagatgaaatcaaagagaagaaaaaaaatgttataatatactatactatttttataaaaaaatagtatacaatacacatctctataatattatttgagaaatcaGTTTTTATGTGTCGTATTCACGTTAATTTTCATAGTGGTTTATTACACAAATATTCTTAatgaactaaaaaaaattatttccgaTTGCCATTAATAACaattatttatgtttctttttttcttaataaaaattataattaactttttaatataatttcctTTTCTACTAAAgcacataaataataaaaagaaaagatttgtaagatattaacatatattttatataaaacgaATTTACTTTTATTATCCTTTATATGTTtcctacaacaacaaaaataaaaaaatatctctaaatttttaaaatatatacctattaatatacataaattgAAACTTCACAAAACAAACATTAAAATGGAATAATTCAGATATCTTTTTCTACAAGATAATATCCCTTTTGATCgaataattaataagaaaataatctaAATAACATAAATGATTATTTGAtatcttatttttcaaaaaatgatTATATCTTATGATCattttaaaaccaaataaatatttaaaactatgaggcttcaacaaaataaataatatttctatctatcaatatatttttgattgaatgattacaatttttatacaaaatttatcaacactttagtttttttttattttatccaaAACAGCATATATcaaattatacataatcttacaaaatatattttcatcctaagataaaagtaaacaaaaactAACTTAACaagtatttattttagtataattatggcaaaagaaaattgtgataaaaaatttgataaatccagtatattaaaatattaatatccaACCATTCTTAAtatgaaaatcaaataaaaaaatattgtgaatTAGTGTGTAAGTGTTCAAAAAAATGTgcattaattttcaaaatattacaaGTTATGTTTATTAATGCAACTCagatttaatatttatgtttccTATTTTTTCTACAacaatatatactaatttataCAAAAATGTACAAATATAAGAGGATGAACTGGACTACatgaaattaagaaaattatagtccaatttaaacataattagaaataacatatataatttaacagatcaaaaataaatatttgaaataatacAAAATACTATATGTGAAATCACATATCCAATTAAGAtggaaaataacatttttattatacatataaattaaaaaatagtttaaaatttataaaaaaatatttttttattaattattacatAAGTATTTGTATCtgtgcatgagcacgggaaaGTCTCCTAGTGTGTAATAAAGAAGatgataaacaaacaaaaatagtaTTACAAATACAAATAGACAAAATAGTGTAATATATAGATGAAATATTGTGCAAATTTAGACCCAAAAAAATTGGTGCAAATTCTTTAGCAACAATATAGTTCTGAAAATACAATTACACATGTCCAAGACTATTAGATCACTATCCTCTACCCAAAATAATATTAGACACACATAAGAAAACTATACTATTCTATAACACAAATAGTATAAAATTTCTTTTCATTTAAGTGatgtcaaaacaaaacaaaaaaaaccaaagtaaagaaaaagatgtaaaagacaaaagaagatgaaacaaattagtattcttttttttttttgagcaacaacAAATTAGTATTCAAATAGTGAGATGTAGTTGGGTGCCGGGAAGTCTTCTTTAAATGCCCCACCGTTCTATGAAATTTTCTCTCACTCTCATAGTCTTCACAGCTCaagattttctttcttttcttttgaaactGATAAGAGTTGCAAGAAATGGCCGCTCAATTGCTTCTGCCTCCAAACCCATTCACCAAGTCAGCCTCAGCTAAACTTTTCTTCACAGGTAATTGTACATTTGTACGTTTAATATGAACTCGTTTGTCAAAAGGATTTCTTGTTGTTTTTATGGGACTAGATTGTTGTTGAATCTCAACTTCAAAGTTCATCTTCTGATATATAGAgatattttgatttgatttgattaggTGATGACTCAACTCTGAAAAGAAAGTCAAAACACCCAACAAGAGTTTCAAATGGATTTAGCTTAAGAGCAAACGCAGCTTTGAGATCTAACCATAGCTCATCTGTTGAAATTCCAAGTCGATGGTACAATATTGTTGCTGATCTCTCTGTTAAGCCTCCTCCACCATTGCACCCCAAGACTTACGAACCCATCAAACCCGAAGATTTAGCTCATCTTTTCCCTAATGagataataaaacaagaagCAACACTAGAGAGGTTTATCGATATTCCTGAGGAAGTTCTTGAAATCTATAAGCTTTGGCGCCCAACTCCTTTAATCAGGTTCTTGAtccctttttcttcttcttttgtttatgaTTGTACTTGAATGTCATGAAAGAATAAATTAGAATAGTATAAGGATGAAAACAAATACAGAGGATTTATTCctctttttttataatttaaaaaatctgaGTCTATCAGTTTAGATGACGTTACTTGCTTTGATTTTAGAGCAAAGAGATTGGAGAAGCTTCTTCAGACACCTGCAAGGATTTACTTCAAGTATGAAGGTGGTAGCCCAGCTGGTTCACACAAACCAAACTCAGCAGTTCCACAAGCTTATTACAATGCTAAAGAAGGTGTCAAGAACCTTGTAACGGAAACCGGTGCTGGCCAATGGGGCAGTTCTTTAGCCTTTGCTTCTAGTCTATTTGGACTTAATTGTGaagttagaaaaatatttgattcttGCCGTGATATCTTGAAAATTTAGTCCTTCTTGTTAAGTACTTGTTTCTTTTACGCTATAGGTGTGGCAAGTGGCCAATTCATACCATCAAAAGCCATATCGCAGGCTAATGATGCAAACTTGGGGGGCAAAGGTTCATCCGTCACCATCGGATCTCACTGAAGCAGGTAGAAGAATCCTTCAGGTCGATCCATCAAGCCCGGGAAGTTTAGGCATTGCAATATCAGAAGCTGTTGAAGTGGCAGCAAGAAACGAGGATACAAAATACTGCTTAGGGAGTGTATTGAACCATGTGTTGTTACACCAGACGGTTATTGGAGAAGAATGCATAAAGCAGATGGAAGCTTTTGGCGAAACGCCTGATGTGATCATAGGATGTACTGGTGGAGGATCAAATTTTGCTGGTTTGAGTTTTCCTTATATCCGGGAGAAACTCAAAGGCAAAATCAACCCTGTTATAAGAGCTGTTGAGCCCTCGGCCTGTCCTTCCCTGACCAAAGGAGTTTATGCTTATGATTTTGGCGATACTGCTGGATTGACTCCTTTGATGAAGATGCATACTTTAGGGCATGACTTCATTCCTGATCCTATCCATTCTGGTAACAAATAAACCTTAAAATCCAAAAACTTAGACATACTGAAGTGGAAGGCTTCTCCATCTCACTGATTCTTGATTTCTTGAATTCTAGATTCTTGATTTCTTGAattcttgattcttgatttCTTGGGTTTTACTTTCGGCTAATTTGTTATCTATGGTTTTTAACAGGTGGATTACGGTACCATGGGATGGCCCCATTGATCTCACATGTTTATGAACAAGGTTTCATGGAAGCAATCTCAATTCCCCAAACTGAGTGTTTCCAAGGTAGTTCTTAGTCTAACCACAATTTCTCAATTTAGGTTTACTAACTTACTCCCTTTTATATTTTGCAATGAAATGTAAATCCCAACTTTACCGTTGAATTTTCTTGCAGGGGCTATTCAGTTCGCGAGAACAGAAGGGATAATACCTGCGCCAGAACCGACTCATGCCATTGCTGCAACCATAAGAGAAGCTCTCCGATGCAAAGAAAcaggagaagcaaaagtgatacTAATGGCGATGTGTGGACATGGCCACTTTGACCTTTCCTCTTACGACAAGTATTTAAGAGGCGAATTGATAGATTTATCATTTAGTGAAGAGAGGATTCGAGAGTCTTTGTCTAAGGTTCCTCATGTTGTTTAGCTCCAAATTATGCCCCATGTTCCAAAACAGACGTGAAATAAGTTGGGCCAATTTCATGGCCTTTCGAATAAAGAGGAAACATGAATTTAAATAATGAACACAatgtcttttcttttctttttcatcaCCTGACATACGGCAAATTAGACACATTCCACTTGCCATACACTTTTAAGATGATGATTGTGCAATATACCTTTGAGTCACTacacttttgatgaagattttggAGCACCATGGCTTGTTTTCAGGCTGGTCTTAATAGAGACATTCAAGATCGTCTAGAAATGCAGGATTATGATGACATGGATGAATTGCTACACAAAAATATCCTTATTGATCAGCAGAACAAGAGAAAAATGTTTCCTAGAAACCCATACATTCATCTTCTAAGCCATCCTACGCAAAAGAAGAAAGTAACTTTGCCAAACCGAAAGAAGAACCAAAAACTCATGGAGTTGGCAGAGATGAAAAAGGCTAGGACCAGT
This window encodes:
- the LOC103863791 gene encoding tryptophan synthase beta chain 2, coding for MAAQLLLPPNPFTKSASAKLFFTGDDSTLKRKSKHPTRVSNGFSLRANAALRSNHSSSVEIPSRWYNIVADLSVKPPPPLHPKTYEPIKPEDLAHLFPNEIIKQEATLERFIDIPEEVLEIYKLWRPTPLIRAKRLEKLLQTPARIYFKYEGGSPAGSHKPNSAVPQAYYNAKEGVKNLVTETGAGQWGSSLAFASSLFGLNCEVWQVANSYHQKPYRRLMMQTWGAKVHPSPSDLTEAGRRILQVDPSSPGSLGIAISEAVEVAARNEDTKYCLGSVLNHVLLHQTVIGEECIKQMEAFGETPDVIIGCTGGGSNFAGLSFPYIREKLKGKINPVIRAVEPSACPSLTKGVYAYDFGDTAGLTPLMKMHTLGHDFIPDPIHSGGLRYHGMAPLISHVYEQGFMEAISIPQTECFQGAIQFARTEGIIPAPEPTHAIAATIREALRCKETGEAKVILMAMCGHGHFDLSSYDKYLRGELIDLSFSEERIRESLSKVPHVV